The following coding sequences are from one Cenarchaeum symbiosum A window:
- a CDS encoding transcriptional regulator (COG0640): MPTLLEKRIKVSRTVTTNTDQARAIGDPTRFRILRILYHRSMNAEQIVTQLNKSGHKKAMTTIRHHLEILKEAGLIEVARIDEVRGAITKYYGTSTRLLGYEAPDDFDSRYSSVIKSTAKKLEDVFKTVSARASSGSGKRPDPQYSQYLMMEIMNRVMTQMLEKSQKAPARGR; this comes from the coding sequence ATGCCAACGCTGCTCGAAAAAAGAATCAAGGTAAGCCGGACCGTCACCACGAACACCGACCAGGCCCGGGCCATCGGGGATCCCACGCGCTTCCGCATACTCCGGATACTTTACCACCGGTCCATGAACGCCGAGCAGATAGTGACCCAGCTCAACAAGTCCGGACACAAAAAGGCGATGACCACCATACGGCACCACCTGGAAATACTCAAGGAGGCGGGCCTCATCGAGGTTGCAAGGATAGACGAGGTCCGCGGGGCCATAACAAAGTACTATGGCACATCGACCAGGCTGCTCGGCTACGAGGCGCCAGACGACTTTGACTCCCGCTACTCCTCGGTCATAAAGAGCACCGCAAAAAAGCTCGAAGATGTATTCAAGACGGTCTCCGCCAGGGCGTCATCCGGCAGCGGCAAGCGGCCCGACCCCCAGTACTCGCAGTATCTGATGATGGAGATAATGAACAGGGTCATGACGCAGATGCTCGAAAAAAGCCAGAAAGCCCCCGCACGGGGGAGGTAG
- a CDS encoding esterase/lipase (COG0657), with protein sequence MAKSSGAKGPRAQFPAYAASRGAALQSAAILAVLALAASAQPALAAGPNDAEPSCTEIHVLVERPNGKLACVTEETAGRLSWRILDAEAPEGAAPTLSDVPYGTHERNVFDFWRADSAGPAPLMIYIHGGGFVSGDKSDVDKDDKGKIKEGLLDRGISVISINYPFLDEARIDGIVENASQIIPYVQDNAEELGIDPGRVGIYGGSGGGGIALHLGLGEYSDQVSVIGHITSQSTYDLLQWFDILGIDPGDVERAPPGLIAAVLQLYHVGTLEEFEEPEIVKLRKAMDMPSFMDADDPPVYIQNYLVHDGIGNKGDVTHHPSHAVFLKEKCDEAGLECVLNLAGTPEDRRVDAASFFDRMLRQES encoded by the coding sequence TTGGCGAAGTCTTCTGGGGCAAAGGGCCCCCGGGCACAATTCCCCGCATACGCGGCAAGCCGCGGCGCCGCATTGCAAAGTGCGGCAATCCTGGCAGTATTGGCGCTGGCGGCATCGGCCCAGCCGGCGCTTGCCGCCGGTCCCAATGATGCAGAGCCCTCCTGTACAGAGATACACGTGCTAGTGGAACGGCCAAACGGCAAGCTCGCGTGCGTGACAGAAGAGACCGCCGGCAGGTTATCGTGGAGAATCCTGGATGCAGAAGCCCCCGAAGGCGCGGCGCCCACGCTGTCGGATGTACCCTATGGAACACACGAGAGAAACGTCTTTGACTTTTGGAGGGCGGACTCTGCCGGCCCCGCCCCGCTTATGATATACATACACGGCGGCGGCTTCGTGAGCGGCGACAAGTCGGACGTCGACAAGGATGACAAGGGGAAGATCAAGGAGGGCCTGCTGGACAGGGGAATCTCCGTCATCTCGATAAACTATCCGTTTCTAGACGAGGCGAGAATCGACGGGATAGTGGAGAACGCGTCGCAGATCATCCCGTACGTCCAGGACAACGCCGAAGAGCTCGGCATAGACCCCGGAAGGGTGGGCATATACGGCGGGTCCGGGGGCGGGGGGATAGCGCTGCATCTTGGCCTCGGGGAGTACTCGGACCAGGTAAGCGTGATAGGGCACATAACGTCCCAGTCCACCTACGACCTGTTGCAGTGGTTTGACATACTGGGAATAGACCCCGGTGACGTGGAGAGGGCCCCGCCGGGGCTGATCGCGGCCGTGCTGCAGCTGTACCACGTGGGAACACTCGAAGAATTCGAGGAGCCGGAGATTGTAAAGCTGCGAAAGGCGATGGACATGCCGTCGTTCATGGATGCAGATGACCCCCCCGTATACATACAGAACTATCTCGTACATGACGGCATAGGCAACAAGGGTGATGTCACCCACCACCCAAGCCACGCAGTATTCCTAAAGGAGAAATGCGACGAGGCAGGCCTCGAGTGCGTGCTGAATTTGGCAGGCACCCCGGAAGACAGGCGCGTCGACGCGGCGAGCTTTTTCGACAGGATGCTAAGGCAGGAATCCTAG
- a CDS encoding hypothetical protein (WD-40 repeat protein~COG3391) produces MRTAILALLPIILAASASAHAQTAVLEGDILNIRFDGIVDVSEFNASRVHLRDGSALGGGVTLSDGTILTTADGTELRFDLMGTGLTPVFEYADPRLHFDAGALAYTDGTSFPPAYDWDAGASVLDRYTTGGAGRSPNTNSPEAIAFSPDGLRMFIGGNHDWITQHVLNAPYNVSSAEEDKLRYNLDDSRIGGIAFSADGLVMFLADAQENVIRGYELQSAYDLTGATRNAADFDPVFNQITGIAFSGDGLRMYISDDSSNTVQQFDMNSPYNYTSAEPGVFVDTNTRNPSDVAISANGLSMFVLDQQIMERYDMDVAFDVLTARYIDDVHLNKEDASRNTRGLAFSSDGRFAITASTQGNGQVTVNALSAPYGVTTGTTATHQASLSGAPVGMAFVPGGESMFVIDGAAKQVTRYELPAPFITENATANGTLSVPNVDAPGGIDFSADGNRMYVVGRSGIHQYTLDSPYGAISGSPVVNPLTETTVARGVDFSPDGTIMLVAQFDGGTSSSLHRYDLTTAFDVSTATQTDFLDILSVAPRTQGLAVSPDGTKVLLVGNPAYVQRYELAEPYGLSSGVIIDALSVKEYGGGSRDIELSPDGSQMFITVDGGFNSVFGYELASPYDITPPTEIELAVSSGSSIDDAIFSPDGTNMYVINGGDVQQYSFELPFSLMPSFSGNALTVTAEFTPAAGSYSGIAMSDNGTELYLLEETGNVITRYKLTTPYDISGRTVTETWTVPAGIITTGLSDGLHGMDLSSDGVHLYLAASSDVYKVELSPPFSLSPAPTSSQRETLRSGDDVIRGVAVNADGSSMITIDAGDSPPEVDSVVRTNTYDMTTPHNLNTATFRLAEETVLDTNEGTGITFTPGDRRLFYTNGSNGIVSQLFEQQAYFVDIVPGVREPRNVTRNANDSAAVVDNSTARITNLKADARDNVTLSDTPVLEVRKNLILVDEFNPIEYQNSTGPPQITPPPAVNITNRPTNDGLNLSDSAMLAQARAGSSTPEPADRAAADHTVVSTGPTGPTVHVIVVNSTLVPEISANANNTAVSMGTNVTVIDNIEPVDEINPEDDVLPGQIVRDEEDIPGPTDGARLGITVSAVDAIEPGDMGELPVPGVNPLFPNDETMHTDSVLLGRSITIGDDFVASDGATIPGVGALTITISEGPTVSDMGAVPLPGGTAHNITDADMPTVSDMGAVPLPGGTAHNITDADTPTVSDMGTIPLSVNVHIIDHIDDILPTDNGTAVEPGQKLNATALDVINASDNATSPISGRGLLAVDRPALISDSTYIAFFFRDPGIPTSVIEVVGDRGILAITFEGVLNVSSIDTTKFNIRDGYAASGGATLPAAHTVSADLRTIIVELDSTILQTIRGYTSPRIHFDIGALTDPDGLPFPQAFDLPRPRHIASFPLFGIENDPEGIAFTPDGTRMFTSGGSGNLRQFELDPPFSIETIPGSSRSGNIRPPAAAGPNGETTGIYGQERDLAGLIFDPRGTRLYIAGDDTDTIRQYSLGTPYDIRGSITYEGLFDVGGEAPVPEAVRLGPGGINMYVAAAGTDASIYRYVLAEAFNVSTASYTGDSLSVLSNETRPTGVEISSDGYRLFIVGERAQDGPDSVFEYSMTRAFDITSAVYSGRFPSVAEATMRDLSFAGSTNMYIMGHLTRSVHHYDLAAPFEIVPPISAVLDVSANQTNPEGSAFSGDGRHIFLIGRDGPVGNIHRYPLSSPFDLATAGDPDQLFQTTPHELKPHDIVFSGDGLQMFVIGDSDNVTEFTLSAAYDIGSGSPPVHAASNTITFGGSTVDISAQDQTGLTFSSNGSRMYVTGNNLILQYLLDDPYDPSSASSEESFDLRLRSRPDGEYAEEEPAGVAFSTDGTRMFISGDRINAVHTYTLGTPFDVSSLVDDGHDGLFHVVDFSENPRGLEFSADGLRMVVAFANPDALVEYATATYPVVVTHRVPVLDVPVTDDTAMRDIFSRATIRDTITELENIINVTGGDQSEEFNATAVDTPVQTDFVMLNADLTGGDEVNNDLIGETVSLTSNINARDNPVLSDTSRPAMGHRLPAPESLRSFNASDQDSAPDGASVTGVAFSEDGTRMFVSGDGTDSIYQYDLSRNFEANSSSYSGVNASVGGQGTSPQAVAFSPNGSIMYVAQDQTGMDAIYQYALSAPFDLTSADVISPESLTLGENSSDPGGVDRITGFDISSDGLNLYVVEDRDARIRHYTLDPAFEISSASHVLTSDTLENEAGAAVQSITGIVFHPDGTGLSVSRLSGNVSTYDTGENFTVADLAHTAFYDTGLPGLSGLAFSPNGLLLAVTAGADVHQYRLMERYSTAGTSINSLVTEGEPIPTGVAFSFDGGRMFVAWDATERIQAYDLALPYRLDGAESAEFFNTTSGNPQDVEFSANGTMMFVVYGNATVYGYNLTARDMITPEGTPVTYGTIDEPSPRALAFSTEGSRMYIAGDGGKVFQYDLDSPYNIESVTKTGEWDVSSEDARPTGLSFSRDGATMLISGDDGDALYRYLLGTSFDVETAVYIGTSAVRAQTSTPTGVEYADDGASMFMTGTDEEGGRVFMFALQDRPVPHPPRNPSDAPEMGDSADADIPRTIDPGTGPTAPIRPRGGGGGGGGGGGGGTLSGGGLGYSASFSFEAGGVDMSRGSVRTSAGESLVVSPQLAPAGVLSVFDMEIVLTGPDGRAADIYYNRLGTFIGKTCDGESATLNVVYTCDESSIISGGATHIMTGGSLESIVIPLEDEFAGTMSIMLRDNQGIVLATHDRNRYSLVAGSAAPTLQVEPGTPDVPEAPDETPGRPADGIPEPGAGTQPDTQAEQDMQPEPQEPDIQEAPETGQETAAPGTSQEEAPEQGGFFDGIINFFRSLFGFGS; encoded by the coding sequence ATGCGGACCGCCATTCTGGCCCTGCTGCCGATTATACTGGCCGCGTCGGCGTCGGCCCATGCGCAGACGGCCGTTCTCGAGGGCGATATTCTAAATATCCGCTTTGATGGAATAGTGGATGTAAGCGAGTTTAACGCATCGAGGGTGCACCTGAGGGACGGCAGCGCTCTGGGAGGCGGCGTGACACTCTCTGACGGCACTATATTGACCACCGCCGACGGGACAGAACTGCGGTTTGACCTGATGGGCACGGGGCTCACGCCGGTATTCGAGTACGCGGATCCGAGGCTGCACTTTGATGCAGGTGCACTGGCGTATACAGACGGCACATCGTTTCCCCCCGCGTATGATTGGGATGCGGGCGCTTCCGTCTTGGACAGGTACACTACAGGCGGAGCTGGGAGATCCCCCAATACGAACAGCCCCGAGGCCATAGCCTTCTCGCCCGACGGGCTGCGCATGTTTATCGGAGGTAACCACGACTGGATAACACAGCACGTGCTCAACGCGCCGTACAACGTATCCTCCGCGGAGGAGGACAAGCTGAGGTATAATTTGGACGACTCAAGGATCGGGGGGATTGCCTTCTCGGCCGACGGGCTTGTGATGTTCTTGGCCGATGCTCAAGAGAACGTGATACGGGGATATGAGCTGCAGTCAGCCTATGACCTGACCGGTGCCACCCGGAATGCCGCCGACTTTGATCCCGTGTTTAACCAGATAACAGGGATTGCCTTTTCTGGTGACGGCCTGCGCATGTACATTTCAGATGATAGCAGTAATACAGTGCAACAGTTTGACATGAACTCTCCGTACAACTACACATCCGCGGAGCCGGGAGTATTTGTTGATACCAATACCAGAAACCCAAGTGATGTCGCCATCTCTGCCAACGGGTTGAGCATGTTTGTTCTGGATCAGCAGATTATGGAGCGGTACGATATGGACGTGGCCTTTGACGTCTTGACGGCCAGGTACATTGACGATGTACATCTCAACAAGGAAGATGCCAGCAGGAACACCAGGGGGCTTGCCTTCTCCTCCGACGGGCGGTTCGCGATAACAGCGAGCACGCAGGGTAACGGCCAGGTGACCGTAAACGCCCTCAGTGCACCGTACGGCGTGACCACCGGGACCACTGCCACGCATCAAGCCAGCCTGAGCGGCGCCCCCGTGGGGATGGCCTTTGTCCCGGGCGGCGAGAGCATGTTCGTTATTGATGGGGCGGCCAAGCAAGTGACCAGGTACGAGCTGCCAGCCCCGTTTATCACGGAAAACGCCACCGCCAACGGCACCTTGAGCGTACCCAATGTGGACGCCCCCGGCGGCATAGACTTCTCGGCTGACGGGAACAGAATGTACGTGGTGGGGCGCAGCGGGATACACCAGTACACGCTGGACTCGCCCTATGGGGCCATATCCGGCTCGCCCGTAGTCAATCCACTCACGGAGACCACTGTTGCGCGCGGCGTGGACTTTTCGCCCGACGGCACGATCATGCTAGTCGCACAGTTCGACGGTGGCACGTCCTCTTCCCTCCACAGGTACGACCTCACTACCGCCTTTGACGTCTCCACTGCCACACAGACGGATTTCTTGGACATATTGTCCGTCGCGCCTAGGACACAGGGGCTGGCCGTCTCGCCCGACGGCACAAAGGTGCTCTTGGTGGGGAACCCGGCCTATGTCCAGAGGTACGAGCTGGCAGAACCGTATGGCCTGTCGAGCGGCGTGATCATAGACGCGCTTAGCGTCAAGGAGTATGGCGGTGGATCACGCGACATAGAGTTGTCGCCTGACGGCTCGCAGATGTTCATCACTGTCGACGGCGGCTTCAACAGCGTATTCGGGTACGAGCTTGCGAGCCCCTACGACATCACGCCGCCCACGGAGATCGAGTTAGCCGTCAGCAGCGGGTCCAGCATAGACGACGCGATATTCTCCCCCGACGGGACCAACATGTACGTGATTAACGGCGGAGACGTGCAACAGTACTCGTTTGAGCTCCCGTTCTCGCTGATGCCGTCGTTTAGCGGCAACGCCCTGACTGTAACGGCCGAGTTTACGCCCGCTGCCGGGTCTTACTCCGGCATCGCCATGTCGGATAACGGCACCGAGTTGTACCTCTTGGAGGAGACAGGCAACGTGATCACAAGGTACAAGCTGACCACCCCGTACGACATATCCGGCAGGACCGTGACCGAGACTTGGACCGTTCCCGCAGGCATAATAACCACCGGATTGTCTGATGGCCTCCACGGCATGGACCTCTCGAGTGACGGAGTCCACCTGTACCTGGCCGCGTCGAGTGACGTGTACAAGGTGGAGCTAAGCCCGCCGTTCTCGCTGAGCCCGGCCCCAACCAGCTCCCAAAGAGAGACCCTGCGGTCCGGGGACGATGTAATCCGCGGAGTGGCCGTAAATGCCGACGGCAGCAGCATGATCACCATAGACGCCGGCGATTCTCCACCCGAAGTCGACAGCGTGGTCCGCACCAACACGTACGATATGACCACGCCCCACAACCTGAACACCGCGACGTTTCGACTCGCTGAAGAGACCGTTCTGGACACAAACGAGGGGACGGGGATCACATTTACCCCCGGCGACCGGCGGCTCTTTTACACCAACGGGAGCAATGGGATAGTGAGCCAGCTCTTTGAGCAGCAGGCCTATTTCGTGGACATAGTCCCGGGCGTGAGGGAGCCCCGCAATGTAACCAGAAACGCAAATGACAGTGCGGCAGTTGTCGATAATTCCACGGCGCGCATCACCAACCTAAAGGCCGATGCGAGAGATAATGTGACCCTGTCAGATACACCCGTGTTGGAGGTTAGGAAGAATCTGATTCTTGTGGATGAGTTTAACCCGATAGAGTATCAGAATTCAACCGGCCCGCCGCAAATCACCCCGCCGCCGGCGGTCAATATAACCAACAGGCCCACTAATGACGGGTTGAATCTCTCGGATAGTGCCATGCTGGCACAGGCGAGGGCTGGAAGCAGCACGCCGGAGCCAGCAGACAGGGCCGCCGCCGATCATACCGTGGTATCCACTGGGCCCACGGGGCCCACTGTGCATGTAATAGTTGTAAACAGCACGCTGGTGCCTGAAATCAGTGCCAACGCCAATAATACCGCGGTGTCCATGGGCACCAACGTGACTGTCATTGACAACATAGAACCCGTCGACGAGATCAACCCAGAGGACGATGTGCTTCCGGGTCAGATTGTAAGGGATGAGGAAGACATACCTGGGCCGACCGACGGCGCGCGCCTGGGCATTACAGTATCGGCAGTTGACGCGATCGAGCCAGGCGATATGGGCGAGTTACCGGTACCCGGCGTGAATCCCCTATTTCCCAACGATGAAACGATGCACACAGATAGCGTCCTGTTAGGCAGGAGTATCACCATAGGGGACGACTTTGTGGCGTCAGACGGCGCCACGATTCCGGGTGTAGGAGCACTGACCATAACCATATCCGAGGGGCCGACTGTATCCGACATGGGCGCAGTCCCGCTTCCCGGCGGCACGGCACACAACATAACGGACGCCGACATGCCTACAGTCTCCGACATGGGCGCAGTCCCGCTTCCCGGCGGCACGGCACACAACATAACGGACGCCGACACGCCGACAGTCTCCGACATGGGCACGATTCCGTTATCCGTTAATGTGCACATAATAGACCACATTGATGATATCCTGCCGACAGACAACGGCACCGCCGTGGAACCAGGCCAGAAACTCAATGCGACTGCCCTCGACGTGATCAATGCATCCGACAACGCCACCTCGCCGATAAGTGGCAGGGGCCTCCTGGCAGTTGACAGGCCCGCATTAATCTCTGATTCAACGTATATCGCGTTCTTCTTCAGGGATCCAGGAATACCCACGTCGGTAATAGAGGTGGTCGGAGACAGGGGCATCTTGGCGATCACGTTTGAAGGCGTGCTGAATGTCTCCTCGATAGACACCACAAAGTTCAACATAAGGGACGGCTATGCGGCCTCTGGCGGGGCCACCCTGCCCGCCGCACACACGGTAAGCGCCGACTTGCGCACAATCATAGTCGAGCTCGACAGCACCATCCTGCAGACAATCCGCGGGTACACCAGTCCGCGGATTCACTTTGATATAGGGGCCCTGACGGATCCGGACGGCCTGCCCTTCCCCCAGGCGTTTGATCTGCCGCGGCCACGGCACATAGCATCATTTCCTCTATTTGGAATAGAGAACGACCCCGAGGGGATAGCATTCACGCCCGACGGGACGAGGATGTTTACATCCGGCGGCTCGGGCAACTTGCGCCAGTTCGAGCTGGATCCGCCGTTCTCGATAGAGACGATACCCGGTTCTTCCAGGTCCGGCAACATCAGGCCGCCCGCGGCTGCCGGGCCCAACGGCGAGACGACGGGCATATACGGCCAGGAGAGGGACCTTGCCGGTCTGATATTTGACCCCCGCGGCACCCGGCTCTACATTGCAGGCGACGACACCGATACGATCCGGCAGTACTCACTGGGTACACCGTACGACATACGGGGCAGCATCACATACGAGGGCCTCTTTGACGTGGGCGGCGAGGCGCCGGTCCCCGAGGCGGTGAGGCTTGGCCCCGGCGGGATAAACATGTACGTGGCGGCTGCAGGTACCGACGCGTCGATATACAGGTATGTGTTAGCAGAGGCGTTCAACGTCTCCACTGCATCGTATACCGGCGATTCACTGTCTGTTCTATCCAACGAGACGCGGCCTACGGGAGTAGAGATCTCCTCCGACGGCTACAGGCTGTTCATAGTGGGCGAGAGGGCCCAGGACGGGCCCGATTCCGTCTTCGAGTACAGCATGACCCGGGCCTTTGACATAACGTCTGCCGTGTACTCCGGCAGGTTCCCCAGCGTGGCCGAGGCCACCATGCGGGATCTTTCGTTTGCCGGCAGTACTAACATGTACATAATGGGGCACCTGACGCGCTCTGTACACCACTATGACCTGGCCGCGCCGTTCGAGATCGTCCCGCCGATATCCGCCGTGCTCGACGTGAGCGCCAACCAGACCAACCCCGAAGGGTCGGCCTTCTCGGGAGACGGGCGGCACATATTCTTAATCGGCAGGGACGGACCAGTCGGAAACATCCACAGGTACCCGCTGTCTTCTCCATTCGATCTGGCCACCGCGGGCGACCCAGACCAGCTATTCCAGACGACCCCGCACGAGCTCAAGCCGCACGACATAGTGTTCTCGGGAGACGGGCTTCAGATGTTCGTCATAGGGGACAGTGACAATGTGACCGAGTTTACCCTCAGTGCGGCATATGACATAGGGTCCGGCAGCCCGCCGGTCCATGCGGCCAGCAATACGATCACATTCGGGGGCAGTACGGTAGACATATCCGCGCAGGACCAGACGGGGCTGACGTTCTCTTCCAACGGGAGCCGCATGTACGTGACGGGAAACAACCTGATCTTGCAGTATTTACTCGATGACCCGTACGATCCGTCGTCTGCATCCTCCGAGGAGTCCTTTGATTTGAGGCTGAGGTCCCGCCCCGACGGCGAATACGCGGAGGAGGAGCCCGCAGGCGTGGCTTTCTCGACCGACGGTACCAGGATGTTCATCTCCGGCGACCGCATAAACGCGGTGCATACCTACACCCTCGGAACGCCGTTTGATGTCTCGAGCCTCGTGGACGACGGCCACGACGGCCTATTCCACGTGGTGGACTTTAGTGAGAATCCCCGCGGCCTCGAGTTCTCCGCCGACGGGCTGCGCATGGTGGTGGCCTTTGCCAACCCCGATGCACTGGTCGAGTACGCCACTGCCACCTATCCCGTGGTCGTAACCCACAGGGTGCCGGTGCTCGACGTCCCGGTGACCGACGACACGGCCATGCGCGATATCTTCTCCCGCGCCACCATAAGGGACACCATCACAGAGTTGGAGAACATAATCAACGTGACAGGAGGCGATCAGAGCGAGGAGTTCAACGCTACCGCGGTCGACACGCCTGTTCAAACAGACTTCGTAATGTTGAACGCCGACCTGACCGGGGGAGACGAAGTGAACAACGATCTGATAGGAGAGACCGTCTCGCTAACTAGCAACATAAACGCGAGGGACAACCCCGTGTTATCCGACACCTCCAGGCCCGCCATGGGACACAGGCTCCCGGCGCCAGAGTCCCTCCGGTCGTTTAACGCCTCGGATCAAGACAGCGCCCCAGACGGGGCCTCCGTTACCGGCGTGGCATTCTCGGAGGACGGTACGCGCATGTTCGTCTCTGGCGACGGCACCGATTCCATATACCAGTACGATCTTTCAAGGAACTTTGAGGCAAACAGCTCATCCTATTCAGGGGTGAATGCCAGTGTAGGCGGCCAGGGCACGTCCCCCCAAGCGGTAGCCTTCTCGCCCAACGGCAGCATCATGTACGTGGCCCAGGACCAGACAGGGATGGACGCGATATACCAGTACGCACTCTCCGCGCCATTTGACCTGACCTCGGCCGACGTGATCAGTCCCGAAAGCCTTACACTCGGCGAGAACAGCAGCGACCCCGGAGGAGTAGACAGAATTACCGGGTTCGACATCTCTTCTGACGGCCTGAACCTGTACGTAGTGGAGGATCGGGACGCGCGCATCCGCCACTACACGCTGGATCCCGCATTTGAGATATCAAGTGCCAGCCATGTTCTCACATCAGACACCCTAGAAAACGAGGCGGGCGCCGCCGTACAGAGCATCACGGGCATTGTGTTCCATCCAGACGGCACCGGACTATCGGTGTCAAGATTATCGGGCAACGTGAGCACGTATGACACAGGGGAGAACTTTACCGTCGCCGATCTTGCACACACTGCATTCTATGATACGGGCCTGCCCGGCCTCTCTGGCCTGGCCTTCTCCCCCAATGGCCTGCTCCTGGCAGTAACTGCCGGTGCCGATGTGCACCAGTACAGGCTGATGGAGCGATACAGCACGGCGGGAACCAGCATCAACAGTTTGGTGACCGAGGGAGAGCCCATCCCCACAGGGGTAGCATTCTCATTCGACGGGGGCCGCATGTTTGTTGCATGGGATGCAACCGAACGTATCCAAGCGTACGACTTGGCATTACCGTACCGGCTTGACGGGGCCGAGAGCGCAGAGTTCTTCAACACAACCTCCGGAAACCCGCAGGATGTAGAGTTCTCGGCGAACGGCACCATGATGTTCGTCGTTTACGGAAATGCCACGGTGTACGGGTACAACCTGACCGCACGCGACATGATAACCCCAGAGGGCACGCCCGTCACGTATGGCACCATCGATGAGCCCAGTCCGAGGGCCTTGGCGTTCTCGACCGAGGGATCCAGGATGTACATAGCAGGGGACGGTGGCAAGGTATTCCAGTATGATCTTGACTCCCCGTACAACATAGAGTCAGTCACCAAAACCGGCGAGTGGGACGTATCCAGTGAGGACGCCAGGCCCACGGGCCTGTCATTCTCGAGGGACGGCGCAACCATGCTCATATCAGGCGATGATGGTGACGCCCTGTACCGCTACCTGCTTGGTACGTCCTTTGATGTGGAGACTGCGGTTTACATCGGAACCTCTGCCGTGCGCGCCCAGACCAGCACGCCCACAGGCGTCGAGTATGCAGACGATGGCGCCTCTATGTTTATGACCGGGACAGACGAGGAGGGTGGAAGAGTGTTCATGTTCGCGCTGCAAGACCGCCCCGTCCCCCACCCCCCGCGCAATCCAAGTGATGCCCCGGAGATGGGAGATTCAGCAGACGCCGATATACCCAGGACGATCGACCCGGGCACAGGGCCCACGGCCCCCATCAGGCCCCGCGGTGGCGGCGGTGGCGGCGGCGGAGGAGGGGGCGGAGGCACCCTCAGCGGCGGCGGCCTGGGGTACAGCGCGTCATTCAGCTTTGAAGCAGGAGGCGTGGACATGTCAAGGGGATCGGTGCGCACCAGCGCAGGCGAGTCCCTCGTGGTAAGCCCCCAGCTGGCGCCCGCCGGCGTGCTGAGCGTCTTTGACATGGAGATAGTGCTGACCGGGCCCGATGGCAGGGCGGCGGACATCTATTACAACCGGCTGGGCACGTTCATCGGCAAGACATGCGACGGAGAATCGGCGACGCTAAACGTGGTGTACACATGCGACGAGTCGTCCATAATATCCGGCGGCGCCACCCACATTATGACAGGCGGATCGCTTGAGAGCATCGTCATACCCTTAGAGGATGAGTTTGCCGGCACCATGAGCATAATGCTGCGCGACAACCAAGGCATAGTGCTTGCCACGCACGACAGGAACAGGTACAGCCTGGTCGCCGGCTCTGCTGCGCCTACACTGCAGGTCGAGCCTGGAACACCGGATGTACCAGAGGCGCCCGACGAGACACCAGGCCGCCCCGCGGACGGGATCCCAGAGCCCGGGGCGGGCACGCAGCCCGATACGCAGGCAGAGCAGGACATGCAGCCAGAACCGCAAGAGCCCGATATCCAAGAGGCCCCCGAGACAGGGCAGGAGACAGCAGCACCCGGGACAAGCCAGGAAGAGGCCCCGGAGCAGGGCGGCTTCTTTGACGGGATAATCAACTTCTTCAGGTCCCTCTTCGGCTTCGGGTCATAA
- a CDS encoding flavin nucleotide binding protein (COG3467): MRSGLGLFGGKNIAHIATLMPDGSPQLSPVWCDYEDGHILVNTAEGRVKHKNVLRDPRVAVSITDSTDPLDMVTVRGRVLEILPDYEYAHIDRLTKKYMGRDQYPFRRPGEKRIILKILPEKPFVMPELKAD; this comes from the coding sequence ATGCGCTCCGGCCTTGGCCTCTTTGGGGGAAAAAACATCGCCCACATTGCCACTCTCATGCCCGACGGTTCTCCGCAGCTCTCCCCCGTCTGGTGCGACTATGAGGACGGCCACATCCTGGTAAACACCGCAGAAGGCAGGGTCAAGCACAAAAACGTGCTCCGCGACCCCCGCGTGGCAGTCTCGATAACGGACAGTACAGACCCGCTGGACATGGTGACGGTACGCGGAAGGGTCCTGGAGATACTCCCCGACTATGAATACGCACACATAGACCGGCTGACAAAAAAGTACATGGGCAGGGACCAGTACCCATTCAGGCGGCCCGGTGAAAAGAGGATAATCCTAAAGATACTTCCCGAAAAGCCCTTTGTAATGCCCGAGCTCAAGGCCGACTAG